In Nerophis ophidion isolate RoL-2023_Sa linkage group LG02, RoL_Noph_v1.0, whole genome shotgun sequence, one DNA window encodes the following:
- the LOC133538328 gene encoding serglycin-like, with product MTATLLIVACSLLVFQNVQGVPKTAVYKFIKCRPESNQANCVTQQGPDMEWSPDLPSKLPASSAQYLEAFPVDKDEGPAGRMNELVDDGSGYEGSAGQFLMDTFDVNTEREMGSGESETPRDTEQYKVGRQYSQAFRQFLRGSRQDLEEPAEKELKEDHLLQL from the exons ATGACTGCAACCCTCCTCATCGTCGCCTGCAGCCTCCTCGTCTTCCAAAACGTACAAG GGGTGCCCAAGACTGCTGTGTATAAGTTTATCAAGTGTCGACCTGAAAGCAACCAAGCAAACTGTGTGACTCAACAAGGACCAGACATGGAGTGGAGTCCTGACCTGCCGTCCAAACTGCCCGCTTCAAGTGCCCAGTACCT TGAAGCCTTCCCTGTGGATAAGGATGAGGGTCCAGCAGGGAGGATGAACGAGCTAGTTGACGATGGTTCTGGTTATGAAGGCTCTGCTGGTCAATTCTTGATGGACACATTTGACGTGAACACAGAAAGAGAGATGGGTTCTGGCGAGTCTGAGACCCCCAGAGACACAGAACAATACAAAG TTGGACGACAATACTCGCAGGCCTTCAGGCAGTTCCTCAGGGGCTCTCGGCAAGACTTGGAGGAACCAGCTGAGAAGGAACTGAAAGAAGACCACCTTTTGCAGTTGTAG